In Camelus bactrianus isolate YW-2024 breed Bactrian camel chromosome 10, ASM4877302v1, whole genome shotgun sequence, a genomic segment contains:
- the LOC105067224 gene encoding olfactory receptor OR51C1-like gives MPSFNQSIFYPAVFFLTGIPGFETYHAWISIPFCCLYTTAISGNGMILFVIISESSLHEPMYYFLSMLSFMDLGLCLSTLVTMVGIFWFNAREISFDACIGQMFFIHGFTFMESSVLLAMAFDRFIAICNPLRYATILTNSRIIKVGFAVVIRGTVALVPLLLLLKHLSFCQSHVLHHSYCFHPDVMKLSCTDTKINSAFGLAIVISTAALDAILILLSYVLIIHAVLSIASPEHRKKAFGTCVSHISAVAIFYIPMISLSLVHRFGKNAPPLVHTLIANVYLLIPPVMNPIIYSVKTKQIRNTMLKIFLSKLI, from the coding sequence ATGCCATCCTTCAACCAGAGCATTTTCTACCCTGCAGTCTTCTTTCTTACTGGCATCCCTGGTTTTGAAACTTACCACGCCTGGATCTCCATCCCATTCTGTTGTCTCTATACCACTGCCATCTCAGGGAATGGCATGATTTTGTTTGTCATCATCAGTGAGTCGAGCCTTCATGAACCCATGTACTATTTCCTTTCCATGCTGTCCTTCATGGACCTAGGGCTGTGCCTTTCCACATTGGTCACTATGGTGGGTATTTTCTGGTTCAATGCTCGAGAAATCAGCTTTGATGCCTGCATTGGTCAAATGTTCTTTATTCATGGTTTCACATTCATGGAGTCCTCAGTGCTCCTGGCAATGGCCTTTGACCGCTTCATTGCCATCTGTAACCCACTGAGATATGCCACAATCTTAACCAATTCAAGGATCATCAAAGTGGGCTTTGCAGTCGTTATTAGGGGGACAGTGGCTCTTGTGCCTTTACTCCTGCTCCTTAAGCATCTGTCCTTCTGCCAAAGTCATGTTCTGCACCATTCATACTGTTTCCACCCTGATGTGATGAAGCTTTCATGCACAGACACCAAGATCAACAGTGCATTTGGTCTGGCCATTGTCATCTCTACTGCTGCCTTGGATGCCATCTTGATTCTCCTCTCCTATGTTCTGATCATCCACGCTGTGCTCAGCATTGCCTCCCCAGAACATCGGAAAAAGGCCTTTGGTACCTGTGTCTCACACATAAGTGCTGTTGCCATCTTCTACATCCCCATGATCAGCTTGTCACTGGTGCACAGATTTGGGAAGAATGCCCCTCCCCTTGTGCATACTCTCATTGCCAATGTTTATCTTCTCATCCCTCCTGTAATGAATCCCATAATCTACAGTGTGAAGACAAAGCAAATTCGTAATACCATGCTCAAAATATTCCTTTCTAAGCTAATTTAG